One Nasonia vitripennis strain AsymCx chromosome 1 unlocalized genomic scaffold, Nvit_psr_1.1 chr1_random0005, whole genome shotgun sequence genomic window carries:
- the LOC103317531 gene encoding uncharacterized protein LOC103317531, whose product MALGSLQSLHRRFARDPKVAHAYREFLKEYEDLGHMVRVPESEIRREADIVKMFRQIKVQREDQDFQRIVWAPTADSPPVDYRLTTVTYGTACAPFLAIRTLQQLIEDEGARFPLGAECLKSETYVDDTFAGSDELSTAVQKRVELTKLLGSAGIYLDKWAANHPELLPPQTGQVPAKEIDMDESVKTLGVHWNPAQDKFCFSVSDITELSKASTKRSILSNIARLFDPLGWLSPGTVTAKVLMQDLWIQKCDWDTPLPEDFRERWWLGVTSTRSYQLHGFSDASSRAYAAAVYLRVDKGDGTFSVSLLAAKTKVSPVKMHPCHWKTFVANRVSYIQTELPSATWAHVPTKENPADLATRGSGPAELAGTTLWWQGPSWLSQAPNEWPQPAETRRALHTKKVPSEPELLTRFSSLSRIIRVVAFARRPILNHRRQKEAQEPLPEFLTLSELAEALKAGGRLPKGNRLSKLNPFIGKDNILRVGGRLSHSSLSFDRKHPPILSQDSALSRLFVYSAHRLCLHGGPTLTSSVLMQQVWIVGRKQLVKSMIHNCVTCQRVKPQSAQQLMGDLPADRVHASRPFSISGLDYAGPIQVRTTKGRGHKPYKGYIVVFVCFSTRAIHLELVSDLTTATFISAYRRFVGRRGVCQKLYSDNATNFHGADNELKAMFQRASDFYQKVASVLANDGTEWVFIPPSAPHYGGLWEAGVKSVKHHLKRVVGEHTLTFEELSTVLVEIEACLNSRPLGALTSDIDDLHALTPFHFLTGSASALIPDDDSPDVPLNRLSRFQLLQRIRNQFWNRWSSEYLLHLQQREKWRNPTENFCVDKLVLIKDDRYPPSKWPLGRIVEVHPGPDDLVRVVTVKTATTSLRRHVARLCPLHIEEGAKKT is encoded by the exons ATGGCTCTTGGATCACTCCAGTCGTTGCATCGCCGCTTTGCTCGAGATCCCAAGGTCGCTCATGCGTATCGAGAATTTCTGAAGGAGTACGAGGACCTAGGGCACATGGTTCGAGTTCCAGAGTCGGAGATTCGGCGTGAAG CTGATATAGTTAAGATGTTTAGGCAGATCAAAGTGCAGCGCGAGGATCAAGACTTTCAGAGGATCGTTTGGGCTCCTACGGCTGATTCACCTCCTGTCGATTATCGCTTAACGACAGTCACTTATGGGACGGCTTGTGCTCCATTTTTAGCTATTCGCACGCTGCAACAATTAATAGAAGACGAGGGCGCTCGATTTCCTCTCGGTGCTGAATGCCTCAAATCCGAGACATATGTGGACGATACTTTCGCTGGATCGGACGAGCTTTCCACTGCGGTGCAGAAAAGGGTCGAGCTTACTAAGCTCTTAGGCTCGGCAGGTATTTATCTTGACAAATGGGCTGCTAACCATCcagagctgcttcctccacaGACAGGACAGGTCCCGGCAAAGGAGATCGATATGGATGAATCAGTCAAAACACTCGGCGTTCACTGGAATCCTGCTCAGGACAAGTTTTGTTTCTCCGTTTCAGATATCACCGAGCTGTCGAAGGCTTCGACTAAGCGCTCCATTCTCTCCAATATAGCTCGTTTGTTTGATCCACTCGGGTGGCTTTCGCCAGGTACAGTAACTGCGAAAGTCTTGATGCAAGACTTGTGGATCCAGAAGTGCGACTGGGACACGCCTTTGCCAGAGGATTTTCGCGAGCGATG GTGGTTAGGCGTCACTTCCACTCGTTCGTACCAGCTACACGGTTTCTCGGACGCTTCTTCTCGAGcttatgctgctgctgtatatcTGCGAGTCGACAAGGGAGACGGCACATTCAGTGTGTCTCTTCTAGCTGCCAAGACGAAGGTTTCTCCGGTAAAGATG CATCCTTGTCATTGGAAGACCTTCGTTGCAAATAGGGTGTCGTACATTCAAACCGAGTTGCCGTCTGCAACATGGGCGCACGTACCTACTAAGGAGAATCCAGCGGATTTGGCAACTCGAGGTTCTGGACCAGCGGAGCTAGCAGGGACTACTCTGTGGTGGCAGGGACCTAGCTGGCTTTCACAAGCTCCGAACGAGTGGCCACAGCCAGCAGAGACTCGGCGAGCGCTCCATACGAAGAAGGTGCCGTCGGAACCGGAGCTGTTGACCAGATTTTCTTCGTTGTCCCGCATAATTCGGGTCGTTGCGTTTGCTAGACGTCCTATTCTTAATCATCGTAGGCAAAAAGAGGCTCAAGAACCGCTTCCTGAATTTCTCACGCTGTCAGAGTTGGCAGAAGCGTTGAAGGCTGGAGGGAGATTGCCGAAAGGCAATCGGCTCAGTAAATTAAATCCTTTTATTGGCAAGGACAATATTTTGAGAGTAGGAGGTCGACTGTCTCACTCCAGCCTGTCCTTCGATCGCAAGCATCCACCGATTTTGTCGCAGGATTCAGCTCTCAGTCGCTTGTTCGTGTATTCTGCTCATCGACTTTGCTTGCATGGTGGACCTACTTTGACTTCTAGCGTTCTGATGCAGCAAGTCTGGATTGTGGGCAGGAAGCAGTTAGTCAAGTCCATGATTCACAATTGTGTGACGTGTCAGCGGGTCAAACCTCAATCAGCACAGCAGTTAATGGGAGATCTCCCCGCCGATCGAGTGCATGCTAGTAGGCCGTTTTCGATTTCAGGTTTAGACTACGCTGGTCCCATTCAGGTTCGCACAACTAAGGGTCGTGGACACAAGCCGTATAAGGGGTACATCGTTGTCTTTGTTTGCTTTTCCACCCGAGCGATTCATTTGGAGCTGGTGAGCGATCTGACGACAGCCACTTTTATCAGTGCATATCGTCGATTCGTTGGTAGGCGAGGGGTGTGCCAGAAGCTCTACAGCGATAACGCCACCAACTTCCATGGAGCAGACAACGAGCTGAAGGCGATGTTCCAGCGGGCGTCGGATTTTTATCAAAAGGTTGCCTCGGTTCTAGCAAATGACGGAACGGAGTGGGTGTTCATTCCTCCTAGCGCTCCACATTACGGAGGTTTGTGGGAAGCTGGTGTGAAGTCCGTAAAGCACCACTTGAAGCGGGTCGTAGGGGAGCACACTCTCACGTTTGAGGAGCTTTCGACAGTTCTCGTTGAGATAGAAGCGTGCCTTAACTCTCGTCCATTAGGGGCTTTGACTTCGGACATCGATGACCTCCATGCGTTGACACCCTTTCACTTTTTGACAGGAAGTGCCTCAGCGTTGATTCCTGATGATGATTCGCCAGACGTGCCTCTGAATCGTTTGAGTCGTTTTCAGTTGCTCCAGCGGATACGTAACCAGTTCTGGAATCGTTGGTCGTCGGAATACCTCCTCCATTTGCAGCAGCGAGAAAAGTGGCGGAATCCAACAGAGAATTTTTGTGTAGATAAGCTCGTTCTTATCAAGGATGATCGTTATCCTCCATCCAAATGGCCGTTAGGA
- the LOC116415926 gene encoding uncharacterized protein LOC116415926 translates to MAPIALKKLTALQTAREAEIESIRTRLLAKQRDSLNKSMVQARLDAVKQIWVETRKTHSEIVVRDDAETDAYITDQWFDRIQGVYESALDEILTLLALFDKPDADDSASMGESDSDPEVVKLPKISLPTFSGNGEDWASFSDLFTSLVHSRSGISDVTKLQYLKLCLTGVAAELIKDVMTTNANYASTWQTLKDRYSNPRLMINKLLTSFLEIPQMKKESAAEMRAFADEAKRIVRALTNLKLPVDHWDIWFVFLLSDRLDPESRKLWEAKLSEKDQEYVPEADEPERDINSALPKFSDLLKFLERRAQALKMYPSERKAEKRSASTPTSGPQPRKVFHARSSRLSGNSNCVLCNGTHPLSKCFKLKDKNPHERLATVKQLQRCFNCLGSHRANACNSSGRCSTCQGKHHTLLHLKFQGNSQAGHQNTDNSQAGGSGSKSVVSLHAAGVTFPKRRIVLATAKVQIIGPRGDSTFVRALLDQGSEASFVSESIVQLLGLRKEHTCVPLTGLGASAAGTARSRTQLVLKSRVDTIFQITTEALILPRLTSQLPVDSIEDLDLMQFAGLTLADPEFFLSNKVDVILGADVYGQLLRSGLRRIPSSQLVAQDTAFCWIMSGVLPAKDSRRAESHTSTPLQVLHCASMQELDQMLQRFWAFDELPSSFSKLKPEDEA, encoded by the coding sequence ATGGCTCCTATTGCGCTGAAGAAGCTGACTGCGTTACAGACGGCTCGAGAAGCCGAAATTGAGAGCATTCGTACACGCCTGCTTGCTAAGCAGCGTGACTCGCTTAATAAAAGCATGGTCCAGGCGCGACTTGATGCTGTTAAGCAGATTTGGGTGGAGACTAGGAAGACGCATTCTGAAATTGTCGTTAGGGACGATGCAGAGACAGATGCGTATATTACAGATCAATGGTTCGATCGCATTCAGGGTGTTTACGAATCGGCTCTTGACGAGATCCTAACACTGCTTGCTTTATTCGACAAGCCTGATGCTGATGATAGCGCTAGTATGGGGGAGTCGGACTCAGATCCTGAGGTTGTCAAGCTTCCAAAAATTAGTTTACCTACGTTCTCAGGTAACGGCGAGGACTGGGCTAGTTTTAGCGATCTTTTCACTTCTCTCGTGCATAGTCGTTCTGGCATTTCTGACGTCACGAAACTGCAGTATCTCAAGTTATGCTTGACTGGTGTGGCTGCAGAGCTGATCAAGGACGTGATGACAACCAATGCGAATTATGCGAGCACTTGGCAGACGCTTAAGGATCGTTATAGTAATCCTAGGTTGATGATCAATAAACTCTTGACTTCGTTTTTAGAAATTCCGCAGATGAAGAAGGAATCGGCTGCTGAAATGCGTGCGTTCGCTGATGAGGCCAAGCGGATCGTTCGAGCTTTGACAAATTTGAAACTTCCAGTTGATCATTGGGATATTTGGTTTGTTTTCTTGTTGTCCGATCGCCTGGATCCGGAGTCTCGGAAGCTGTGGGAGGCTAAGCTGAGTGAGAAGGACCAGGAGTACGTGCCGGAGGCGGACGAGCCGGAGCGTGATATCAACAGCGCTCTTCCTAAGTTTTCAGATTTGCTTAAGTTCCTTGAAAGACGAGCTCAAGCTCTTAAGATGTACCCTTCGGAGCGCAAGGCGGAGAAGAGATCAGCTTCTACGCCAACATCAGGACCTCAGCCTCGGAAGGTTTTCCACGCTAGATCCTCTCGTTTGTCTGGAAATTCTAATTGCGTCCTTTGTAACGGCACGCATCCTCTCTCGAAATGCTTCAAGCTGAAAGACAAGAATCCACACGAGCGGTTGGCAACGGTCAAGCAGTTACAGCGTTGCTTTAATTGCCTCGGATCTCACAGAGCCAACGCTTGTAATTCTTCGGGACGTTGTTCTACTTGTCAGGGTAAACATCACACCCTCTTGCATCTTAAATTCCAGGGAAACTCGCAAGCTGGGCACCAGAACACCGATAATTCTCAGGCGGGCGGCTCTGGCTCGAAATCTGTCGTGAGTTTGCATGCAGCGGGCGTCACGTTTCCGAAGCGGAGAATCGTTCTGGCTACAGCAAAGGTGCAGATTATAGGTCCAAGAGGAGACAGCACCTTTGTACGAGCACTCTTGGATCAAGGGTCGGAGGCTTCGTTCGTTTCGGAGTCGATTGTCCAGCTGTTAGGGCTCCGAAAGGAGCATACTTGCGTACCATTGACAGGGCTTGGCGCTAGTGCAGCGGGCACTGCGCGCTCGAGAACTCAGCTCGTTCTAAAATCCAGGGTCGACACAATCTTTCAGATTACGACAGAGGCGCTCATTCTTCCTCGTCTAACGTCACAGCTCCCAGTCGACAGCATTGAAGATCTCGATCTTATGCAGTTTGCAGGGCTCACTCTCGCAGATCCGGAGTTTTTCCTATCGAATAAGGTCGATGTGATTCTCGGTGCTGACGTCTACGGGCAGTTGCTCCGATCGGGATTGAGACGCATTCCTTCATCGCAGCTTGTCGCTCAGGATACGGCCTTTTGTTGGATAATGTCCGGAGTTTTACCGGCGAAGGATTCACGGCGGGCGGAGTCGCATACTTCCACACCGTTGCAGGTATTGCATTGCGCTTCAATGCAGGAGCTGGACCAAATGCTGCAGAGGTTCTGGGCTTTCGACGAGCTTCCTTCGTCGTTTTCTAAGTTGAAACCGGAGGACGAAGCCTGA